The following coding sequences lie in one Bacteroides helcogenes P 36-108 genomic window:
- a CDS encoding ATP-binding protein, producing the protein MPTRKTTYCFTFYLIFFLLLAGHTISLSGQNNPYKIKDSLYALYQRAGKQSDTKLCIALADTLYRAALAAGDKKAQCMARILPVQRYFSLPDKEAEMAEAVERLKEVSRANGYLQYYYYGWNQKIAQLLNNAHSVRALEEAEQMRKQAFEDNHPYGIYLCIREMANIQLARGNFMLSNRYNLDALDYLLKNLPEQDPAPLYTSISEYYRGQGRDYPKALDYCEQGIKSAKTGYNLSECLIQKCQVLFEMGRFNDFNTCYDEAMQQIARSEYPSERALLLLLKLKKCVLDGDFEGAHKYADRMLTRMDATRQHAYVYYEQGDYRSAYHTLRRAQVIADSIRQVTRASEIAEFNALVGNEQLKLENSQLDLKNSRLDLKNADLLLEQVRQQMELERRNAENNQLILDNRELDVQRLKGEAALQQSKAQQQALLLKQQQEASHYRIIIFCTVIFSMAVFIAFLVYHLIRRRHHVRQLEKKNLELSVARDQAQSANRMKSIFIQNMSHEIRTPLNSIVGFSQLIANPDMELEPEEQQEYSELIVSNSELLTTLVNDLLGLAELESGKYVTKLVSQRCNELCSQSVATTIHRKPESVKLYYTSDVPDDYEILTDGQRVRQVLINFLTNAEKHTERGEIHLHCSLTEMPGCVTFSVTDTGTGIPAEQAEHIFGRFEKLNAFDQGFGLGLSICRLIADYLGAVVKLDTSYKDGARFLFILPVSPPNLPERKE; encoded by the coding sequence ATGCCGACAAGAAAAACTACATATTGCTTCACTTTCTACTTGATTTTTTTCCTTCTTTTGGCAGGTCATACTATCTCTTTGTCCGGGCAAAACAATCCCTACAAGATAAAAGATTCGCTTTATGCCCTCTATCAGCGTGCCGGAAAGCAGAGTGACACGAAGCTGTGCATCGCCCTTGCCGACACCCTCTATCGGGCAGCCTTGGCTGCGGGAGACAAGAAAGCCCAGTGCATGGCGCGCATTCTTCCCGTGCAGCGCTACTTCTCCCTGCCCGACAAGGAGGCGGAGATGGCAGAGGCGGTGGAACGGCTGAAAGAAGTGTCGCGTGCCAACGGCTACCTGCAATATTACTACTATGGCTGGAACCAGAAGATAGCCCAACTGCTGAACAATGCGCATTCGGTGCGGGCGCTCGAAGAAGCCGAACAGATGAGGAAGCAGGCATTCGAAGATAATCACCCCTATGGCATCTACCTCTGCATCCGCGAGATGGCGAACATACAGTTGGCGCGGGGCAACTTCATGTTGAGCAACCGGTACAACCTGGACGCGCTGGACTACCTGCTAAAGAACCTGCCCGAACAAGATCCCGCACCCCTCTACACTTCCATCTCCGAGTACTACCGCGGGCAGGGACGCGACTACCCCAAAGCACTGGACTATTGCGAACAGGGCATCAAGAGCGCCAAGACGGGCTACAACCTTAGCGAATGTCTGATTCAGAAGTGCCAGGTGCTGTTCGAGATGGGACGCTTCAACGACTTCAACACTTGTTACGATGAAGCCATGCAGCAGATAGCCCGCAGTGAGTATCCCTCGGAGCGAGCGCTCTTGCTCCTTTTAAAGCTGAAGAAATGCGTCCTTGACGGAGACTTCGAGGGAGCGCACAAATATGCCGACCGCATGCTGACCCGGATGGATGCCACGAGGCAACATGCTTATGTTTACTACGAACAGGGCGATTACCGGTCAGCCTATCACACCCTCAGACGTGCGCAGGTGATAGCCGACTCCATCCGTCAGGTGACGCGTGCCTCGGAGATAGCCGAATTCAATGCGCTGGTGGGAAACGAACAACTGAAGCTGGAGAATTCGCAGCTCGACCTGAAGAACAGCCGCCTCGACCTGAAGAACGCTGACCTGCTGTTGGAGCAAGTGCGCCAGCAGATGGAACTGGAGCGACGCAACGCTGAGAACAACCAACTGATACTGGACAACCGTGAACTGGATGTACAGCGGCTGAAGGGTGAAGCAGCCCTGCAACAATCCAAGGCCCAGCAGCAAGCCCTTTTGCTCAAGCAGCAGCAGGAAGCCTCGCACTACCGCATCATCATTTTCTGCACCGTCATCTTTTCGATGGCGGTCTTCATCGCCTTTCTTGTCTATCACCTGATACGTCGCCGGCATCACGTCAGACAGTTGGAAAAGAAGAACCTGGAGTTGTCCGTAGCCCGTGACCAAGCCCAGTCTGCCAACCGCATGAAGTCCATCTTCATACAGAACATGAGCCATGAGATACGCACTCCTCTCAACAGCATCGTGGGCTTCTCGCAGCTCATCGCCAATCCCGATATGGAATTAGAACCTGAAGAACAGCAGGAGTACAGTGAACTGATAGTAAGCAACTCCGAACTGCTCACCACCCTCGTCAACGATCTCTTAGGACTGGCCGAACTGGAAAGTGGGAAATACGTCACCAAGCTGGTTTCGCAACGTTGTAACGAGCTTTGTAGCCAGTCCGTCGCCACCACCATTCACCGCAAGCCGGAGAGTGTGAAACTCTATTACACCTCTGATGTTCCTGATGACTACGAAATCCTTACCGACGGACAGCGTGTACGCCAAGTACTTATCAACTTCCTGACCAATGCCGAGAAGCATACCGAGAGGGGAGAGATACATCTGCACTGTTCACTTACCGAAATGCCGGGCTGCGTCACCTTCTCTGTGACCGACACCGGAACCGGCATTCCCGCTGAACAGGCGGAGCACATCTTCGGGCGCTTTGAGAAGCTGAATGCTTTTGATCAGGGCTTCGGCCTCGGACTGAGCATCTGCCGCCTGATAGCCGATTATCTGGGAGCTGTGGTGAAGTTGGACACAAGTTACAAGGACGGCGCAAGGTTCCTGTTTATCCTGCCTGTCAGTCCCCCTAACCTCCCTGAAAGGAAAGAATAA
- a CDS encoding sensor histidine kinase → MPTRKTTYCFTFYLIFFLLLAGHTISLSGQNNPYKISDSLYTLYHRLFLLRTDARCIALTDTLFREAGKQGDKKAQCLALTVPVQYYASLRDYAHKREAIERLKDVSRANGYLQYYYYAWNEKVVDLLNAGNSLRALQEAELMKKQAFTDNHPYGIFICLRQMGHIQIARHNFAKGKEYYKEALDYMLKNLPDQDPSRLYNDVAACDLDVDPRNALEYAGKAVECARTDAARVTALITKCRALSWLNRPEDFNACYEEVLKLARKIHYPDSSPGILALNIYKAMYDKDFARAHALADKFSVKGESLMRHSDICFDAGDYLQAYRYLRKYHAYQDSINNLTQSSDIAEFNALMGNERLKLENSRLDLKNAGLMMEQMQQQMTLEQYDAANDRLTLENRELELKSLHADADRKEADIRRQKAENLRQKDLLEQQEETAHYRLIIFSIVIFFLLALVAFLIFYLQRRRKSMRQLQKKNQELAVARDEAQSANRMKSLFIQNMSHEIRTPLNSIVGFSQLIANPDMELEPEEQQEYSELIVSNSELLTTLVNDLLGLSELQSGKYVTKIASHSCADLCRESIATVTHRKPQDVKLYYTCDTPPDYTILTDGQRVRQVLINFLTNAEKHTERGEIHLHCSLTEVPGSVTFSVADTGCGIPPEEAEHIFGRFEKLDDFSQGFGLGLSICRLIADYMGAAVKLDTSYKGGARFLFVLPVNDNL, encoded by the coding sequence ATGCCGACAAGAAAAACTACATATTGCTTCACTTTCTACTTGATTTTTTTCCTTCTTTTGGCAGGTCATACTATCTCTTTGTCCGGGCAGAACAATCCCTACAAGATTTCCGATTCCCTCTACACCCTCTACCACCGCCTCTTTCTGCTGCGCACCGACGCGCGTTGCATCGCCCTTACCGATACCCTCTTCCGCGAGGCAGGCAAGCAGGGCGACAAGAAGGCGCAGTGCCTGGCGCTCACCGTTCCCGTGCAATATTACGCCTCTCTCCGCGACTATGCCCATAAGAGGGAAGCCATAGAACGGCTGAAAGATGTGTCGCGTGCCAATGGCTATCTGCAATACTACTATTACGCCTGGAACGAGAAGGTGGTGGATCTGCTCAATGCCGGAAACAGCCTCCGGGCCTTGCAGGAAGCCGAGCTCATGAAGAAGCAGGCTTTCACCGACAATCATCCCTACGGTATATTTATTTGTCTGCGCCAGATGGGGCACATACAGATTGCCCGCCATAACTTTGCCAAAGGTAAGGAGTACTATAAAGAAGCGCTGGACTACATGCTGAAGAACCTGCCCGACCAAGACCCCAGCCGTCTCTACAACGATGTCGCAGCTTGTGACTTGGATGTCGATCCTCGGAATGCACTGGAATATGCCGGGAAAGCCGTGGAATGTGCGCGTACCGATGCTGCACGGGTCACGGCTCTGATCACGAAATGCCGTGCGCTGAGCTGGTTGAACCGGCCGGAGGACTTCAATGCCTGCTATGAGGAAGTCCTCAAGTTGGCCCGGAAGATTCATTATCCCGATTCCTCTCCCGGCATCCTTGCCCTGAATATATACAAGGCTATGTACGACAAGGACTTTGCCCGTGCCCATGCCTTGGCCGACAAGTTTTCGGTCAAAGGCGAATCTCTCATGCGCCATTCCGACATCTGTTTCGATGCCGGAGACTACTTGCAGGCTTACCGCTATTTGCGGAAATACCATGCTTATCAGGACTCCATCAATAATCTGACACAAAGTTCGGACATCGCGGAGTTCAATGCATTGATGGGCAACGAACGGCTGAAATTGGAAAACAGCCGCCTCGACCTGAAGAACGCCGGGCTGATGATGGAACAGATGCAACAGCAGATGACCCTTGAACAATATGATGCCGCCAACGATCGCCTGACGCTTGAGAACCGTGAACTGGAACTGAAAAGCCTCCATGCCGATGCCGACCGCAAGGAAGCCGACATCCGTCGTCAGAAAGCCGAGAATTTGCGACAGAAGGATTTGCTGGAGCAACAGGAGGAGACTGCACACTATCGTCTCATTATTTTCTCTATCGTAATTTTCTTCTTGCTGGCTCTCGTGGCGTTTCTGATATTCTACCTGCAACGCCGCCGCAAGAGCATGCGCCAGTTGCAGAAGAAGAACCAGGAACTTGCCGTGGCCCGCGATGAGGCACAGTCCGCCAACCGCATGAAGTCACTCTTTATACAGAACATGAGCCATGAGATACGCACTCCTCTCAACAGCATCGTGGGCTTCTCACAGCTCATCGCCAATCCCGACATGGAATTAGAACCTGAAGAACAGCAGGAGTACAGCGAACTGATAGTAAGCAACTCCGAGCTGCTCACCACGCTGGTCAATGACCTCCTGGGCCTCTCCGAATTGCAGAGTGGCAAGTACGTCACCAAGATTGCTTCGCACAGTTGTGCGGATTTATGCCGTGAATCCATTGCCACCGTCACCCACCGCAAGCCGCAGGACGTGAAGCTGTACTACACCTGCGATACACCTCCGGACTATACCATCCTCACCGACGGACAGCGTGTACGCCAAGTGCTAATCAACTTCCTGACCAATGCCGAGAAGCATACCGAAAGGGGAGAGATACATCTGCACTGTTCCCTTACGGAAGTTCCCGGCAGCGTCACCTTCTCTGTGGCCGACACCGGCTGCGGCATTCCTCCGGAGGAGGCGGAGCATATCTTCGGGCGCTTTGAGAAGCTGGACGACTTCTCCCAGGGCTTTGGCCTCGGCCTTAGTATCTGCCGCCTGATAGCCGACTATATGGGGGCTGCGGTGAAGCTGGATACAAGCTACAAGGGAGGAGCAAGATTCTTGTTCGTGCTGCCGGTGAATGATAACTTGTAG
- a CDS encoding sensor histidine kinase, with translation MPTRKTTYCFIFHLIFLLLLAGHTVSLPAQNNPYKIADSLYPILQRAERLRADARCLAVVDTLYNEAVRLGDKKAQCLALTVPLRHYIITGDNNRMKKASEKLKAVSRANDCLQYYYYAWNQEAIQLLNSGHSLEALQKAEEMKKQAFTDDHPFGIYSCIRNMGYIQTSRKNFKLANQYYREALDYMLKNLPDQDPAPIYNNLASYCLGRDDKLGLEYCEKGIKSARITNNRITVMLMKCRLLYSMKRWDEFRAYCAETMQAVEQNKYPQTRVDVLIVQIYSSVLGRKYEEAHTYADLVMKIHREDGIKYHAFICEKAGDYQRALSYQTVYIRGIDSLSNLAQASDIAELNAQIGNERLKQENARLDLKNAGLLMEQMRQQIALDQSNAENSQLLLANRELEVRRLKAETERQRAETERQKAETERQKSETRRQKDLLKQEQDASLYRMTIACILIVSLLALVAFLIFYLQRRRKSMRQLQKKNQELAVARDEAQSANRMKSLFIQNMSHEIRTPLNSIVGFSQLIANPDMELEPEEQQEYSELIVSNSELLTTLVNDLLGLSELQSGKYVTKIASHSCADLCRESIATVTHRKPQDVKLYYTCDTPPDYTILTDGQRVRQVLINFLTNAEKHTERGEIHLHCSLTEVPGSVTFSVADTGCGIPPEQAEHIFGRFEKLDDFSQGFGLGLSICRLIADYMGAAVKLDTSYKGGARFLFVLPVNDNL, from the coding sequence ATGCCGACAAGAAAAACTACATATTGCTTCATTTTCCACTTGATTTTTCTCCTTCTTTTAGCAGGTCATACTGTCTCTTTGCCTGCCCAGAACAATCCTTATAAGATAGCCGATTCGCTTTATCCCATTTTGCAGCGTGCCGAACGTCTGCGTGCCGATGCCCGATGCCTTGCCGTGGTGGATACGCTCTATAATGAAGCTGTCCGGCTGGGCGACAAGAAGGCGCAGTGTCTGGCTCTTACCGTTCCGCTGCGCCATTACATCATAACGGGTGACAACAACCGTATGAAAAAAGCCTCGGAGAAACTGAAAGCCGTATCGCGCGCCAACGACTGCCTGCAATACTATTACTATGCCTGGAATCAGGAAGCCATACAACTGCTGAACAGCGGGCATTCACTTGAAGCTCTGCAAAAGGCGGAGGAAATGAAGAAACAGGCTTTTACGGACGATCATCCCTTTGGCATCTACTCCTGCATCCGCAATATGGGCTATATACAGACCTCCCGCAAGAACTTCAAGCTGGCAAACCAGTATTATCGCGAGGCTTTGGACTATATGCTGAAGAACCTGCCCGACCAAGACCCCGCACCTATCTACAACAATCTGGCGTCTTACTGCCTGGGGCGAGACGACAAGCTGGGGCTGGAATATTGCGAAAAGGGCATAAAGAGTGCGCGGATCACCAATAACCGGATTACGGTCATGCTGATGAAATGCCGTCTGCTGTACTCCATGAAGCGGTGGGATGAGTTCAGAGCTTACTGTGCCGAGACGATGCAGGCGGTTGAGCAGAACAAATATCCACAGACCAGAGTCGATGTGCTCATTGTACAGATATATAGCAGTGTATTGGGCCGGAAGTATGAGGAGGCTCATACCTATGCCGACCTGGTAATGAAGATACATCGGGAAGACGGCATTAAATATCATGCGTTCATTTGCGAGAAAGCCGGCGACTACCAAAGAGCCCTTAGCTATCAGACTGTTTATATCCGCGGCATAGACTCCCTCAGCAATCTGGCGCAGGCATCGGACATAGCCGAGCTCAACGCCCAGATAGGCAACGAACGGCTGAAGCAGGAGAATGCCCGGTTGGATTTGAAGAATGCCGGTCTGCTGATGGAGCAGATGCGTCAACAGATAGCCTTGGATCAGAGCAATGCCGAGAACAGCCAACTGCTGCTGGCAAATCGTGAGCTGGAAGTGCGGAGGCTCAAGGCCGAAACCGAACGGCAGCGGGCTGAGACGGAACGGCAGAAAGCCGAAACCGAACGGCAAAAGAGTGAAACCCGGCGGCAGAAGGACTTGCTGAAGCAGGAGCAGGATGCCTCGCTCTACCGGATGACGATTGCCTGCATACTGATAGTATCATTGCTGGCTCTCGTGGCGTTTCTGATATTCTACCTGCAACGCCGCCGCAAGAGTATGCGCCAGTTGCAGAAGAAGAACCAGGAACTTGCCGTGGCCCGCGATGAGGCACAGTCCGCCAACCGCATGAAGTCACTCTTCATACAGAACATGAGCCATGAGATACGCACTCCTCTCAACAGCATCGTGGGCTTCTCGCAGCTCATCGCCAATCCCGACATGGAATTAGAACCTGAAGAACAGCAGGAGTACAGCGAACTGATAGTAAGCAATTCCGAGCTGCTCACCACGCTGGTCAATGACCTCCTGGGCCTCTCCGAATTGCAGAGTGGCAAGTACGTCACCAAGATTGCTTCGCACAGTTGTGCGGATTTATGCCGTGAATCCATTGCCACCGTCACCCACCGCAAGCCGCAGGACGTGAAGCTGTACTACACCTGCGATACACCTCCGGACTATACCATCCTCACCGACGGACAGCGTGTACGCCAAGTGCTAATCAACTTCCTGACCAATGCCGAGAAGCATACCGAAAGGGGAGAGATACATCTGCACTGTTCCCTTACGGAAGTTCCCGGCAGCGTCACCTTCTCTGTGGCCGACACCGGCTGCGGCATTCCTCCGGAGCAGGCGGAGCATATCTTCGGGCGCTTTGAGAAGCTGGACGACTTCTCCCAGGGCTTTGGCCTCGGCCTTAGTATCTGCCGCCTGATAGCCGACTATATGGGGGCTGCGGTGAAGCTGGATACAAGCTACAAGGGAGGAGCAAGATTCTTGTTCGTGCTGCCGGTGAATGATAACTTGTAG
- a CDS encoding transcriptional regulator, with amino-acid sequence MNKETSSLLFLLFLVCAPLRAGWQRPVTNYTRHIYKAGTQNWSIQQHDNGWMYVANNKGLLEFDGVEWNTYPIRNAKTRAVKMGHDGRIYIGGMGQFGYFTPNRLGGLSYTCLSDSLSPKTNVGIIWNILEDRDRVYFQSDVSFFVLNKGRVEKLKHPSEIQASLILKNRFYTVSSAGLMQLNGKNFQLLATSLEMGAMVKEGGLLPYGDKILLVSRQNGLFLYDGTAIRKFATAADDFCRKSQLFCAALKDSLLALGSIQEGVCLLNLKTGETEVVSIGNGLQDKTVLNMAFDREGQLWLGLDNGIDCIHLNARLASLYGGRAVVGAGYASCCYQGKFYLGTNQGLYRTAVPTRLNGTEATEFVAGTSGQIWSLHEFDGKLFCCSDNGIFIMAGEHMVQHIAKPRGVWGVVQVPGRTDVLIGGTYGSLFLLRKQGTMWVHDVTLKNFNHSCKEMLMEDASNLWVANKEDGVCRLTLSADLKEVVKSRYYNQKDFPSGYDACPALIDHEVVIASHYGIWHYDHARDSLEEYPGLEKLMDGKTAYTYLTVDSLHNIWYVANGSLKLLRHDAASGGYHRYLNEVFLRGSLIENFEDVHFCNRGQVIVGTEEGFSLIDIDRLRKPQPPLTLQIRKVYLTGQRDSLVYGRSYVYDDAPLMIPYSRNSLRIEYSANNYNRSQPTLYAYKLGNGSEEGKWSGYSENCVKEFTGLHEGKYVFSVRLLADHGQQPVITSFAFEVLPPWYRTWWSYFIYMAVFGLLVFYVYFRIAASRKRLLMKQELELYHKEQEFKQERDLQDRKIDSLQAENLQAELRHKSEELVQTTLNIVRKNEMLLDIKKEVLGISHSINEENLVALRRKTLRLLGKIDTNLEHDDGLQAFQSTFDSVHHDFFSKLEEAYPELSNKEKQLCAYITMNLLSKEIAPLMNLSLRGVEIGRFRLRKKLGLEEEENLAEFLQRFSRK; translated from the coding sequence ATGAATAAAGAAACCTCTTCCCTGCTATTTCTCCTTTTCTTAGTGTGCGCTCCTCTCAGGGCGGGCTGGCAGCGTCCTGTGACAAACTACACCCGACATATTTATAAAGCCGGTACACAAAATTGGAGCATTCAGCAGCACGACAACGGCTGGATGTATGTGGCGAATAACAAAGGTTTGTTGGAATTCGACGGCGTGGAGTGGAACACCTATCCCATCCGCAATGCCAAGACCCGTGCCGTGAAGATGGGGCACGACGGACGGATTTATATCGGTGGAATGGGGCAATTCGGCTATTTCACCCCCAACCGCCTGGGAGGATTGAGCTATACCTGCCTTTCGGACAGCCTATCTCCCAAGACCAATGTGGGCATTATCTGGAATATACTGGAAGATCGCGACAGGGTTTACTTCCAGTCGGACGTATCTTTTTTTGTCTTGAACAAAGGACGGGTGGAGAAGCTCAAGCATCCGTCCGAAATACAGGCTTCCCTTATCCTGAAGAACCGCTTCTATACGGTTTCTTCAGCCGGACTGATGCAACTGAATGGAAAGAACTTCCAACTGCTTGCCACTTCTCTCGAAATGGGGGCGATGGTAAAGGAGGGCGGACTGCTGCCTTACGGTGACAAAATCCTGTTGGTGAGCCGTCAGAACGGTCTGTTTCTGTACGACGGCACTGCCATCCGCAAGTTTGCCACGGCAGCGGATGACTTTTGCCGGAAAAGCCAACTGTTCTGTGCCGCACTGAAAGATTCGCTCCTGGCACTGGGCAGCATACAAGAGGGCGTGTGCCTGCTGAACCTGAAGACGGGAGAAACCGAAGTCGTCTCCATCGGAAACGGCTTGCAGGACAAGACGGTGCTGAACATGGCTTTCGACCGCGAAGGGCAGTTATGGCTCGGTCTGGATAATGGTATCGACTGCATTCATCTCAATGCGCGCCTTGCGTCGCTCTATGGCGGCAGGGCGGTGGTGGGGGCAGGCTATGCGTCTTGTTGCTATCAGGGGAAATTCTATCTGGGAACCAACCAGGGATTGTATCGCACCGCCGTGCCCACCCGCCTTAACGGAACGGAAGCCACGGAATTCGTGGCAGGCACAAGCGGGCAGATATGGTCGCTACATGAGTTTGACGGCAAGTTGTTCTGCTGTTCGGACAACGGTATCTTCATCATGGCAGGCGAGCACATGGTGCAGCACATAGCCAAGCCCCGCGGAGTATGGGGAGTGGTGCAAGTGCCCGGACGTACGGACGTGCTGATAGGAGGAACCTATGGCAGCCTGTTCCTGCTTAGGAAGCAGGGGACAATGTGGGTGCATGACGTGACCTTGAAGAACTTTAACCACTCCTGCAAGGAGATGCTGATGGAAGATGCCTCGAACCTGTGGGTGGCCAACAAGGAAGACGGTGTGTGCCGCCTCACCCTCTCTGCCGACCTCAAAGAGGTGGTCAAATCACGCTATTACAATCAGAAGGATTTCCCTTCGGGCTATGACGCTTGCCCCGCATTGATAGACCATGAAGTGGTGATAGCCTCCCATTATGGAATCTGGCATTACGACCATGCGCGCGATAGTCTGGAAGAATATCCCGGACTGGAGAAGCTGATGGATGGAAAGACCGCCTATACTTATCTGACGGTAGATTCCCTGCACAACATCTGGTATGTGGCGAACGGATCGCTGAAACTGCTGCGCCATGATGCCGCCTCCGGCGGTTATCACCGCTATCTGAACGAAGTCTTCCTGCGCGGATCGCTGATAGAGAACTTTGAAGATGTGCACTTCTGCAATCGCGGTCAGGTGATAGTGGGTACGGAAGAGGGTTTCTCGCTGATAGACATCGACCGCCTGCGTAAACCACAGCCGCCTCTTACGCTGCAAATCCGGAAGGTCTATCTGACAGGACAACGGGATTCTCTGGTCTATGGACGTAGCTACGTATATGACGACGCGCCGTTGATGATTCCCTATTCACGCAATTCGCTCCGCATAGAATACAGCGCCAATAACTACAACCGTTCCCAGCCCACGCTGTATGCCTATAAGTTGGGCAATGGCAGTGAAGAAGGCAAGTGGAGTGGTTATAGCGAGAACTGCGTCAAAGAGTTCACCGGGCTGCATGAGGGGAAATACGTGTTCAGCGTGAGGCTCTTGGCAGACCATGGGCAGCAACCTGTCATCACGAGCTTTGCCTTCGAAGTGTTGCCGCCCTGGTATCGCACTTGGTGGAGCTACTTTATTTATATGGCGGTATTCGGTCTGCTGGTATTCTATGTCTATTTTCGCATCGCTGCCTCCCGCAAGCGTCTGTTGATGAAGCAGGAACTGGAACTTTATCATAAAGAACAGGAGTTCAAGCAGGAACGCGACTTGCAGGATCGGAAGATAGACTCCCTTCAGGCGGAGAACCTTCAGGCGGAGTTGCGGCACAAGTCGGAAGAACTGGTGCAGACCACCCTGAATATCGTGCGGAAGAACGAGATGCTGCTGGACATCAAGAAAGAAGTGCTGGGCATCTCCCATTCCATCAATGAAGAAAATCTGGTCGCTCTCCGCCGCAAGACGCTCCGCCTGCTGGGCAAGATAGACACCAACTTGGAGCATGACGACGGCTTGCAGGCATTTCAAAGCACTTTTGATTCCGTGCATCACGATTTCTTCAGCAAGCTGGAGGAAGCTTACCCCGAACTCAGCAATAAAGAGAAACAACTCTGTGCCTATATCACCATGAACCTGCTTTCCAAGGAAATTGCTCCCCTGATGAACCTTTCCCTGCGTGGAGTGGAGATAGGACGTTTCCGCCTACGCAAGAAGCTGGGATTGGAAGAAGAGGAAAATCTGGCGGAATTCCTGCAACGCTTTTCAAGGAAGTAA